In Erigeron canadensis isolate Cc75 chromosome 6, C_canadensis_v1, whole genome shotgun sequence, the following are encoded in one genomic region:
- the LOC122603011 gene encoding acyltransferase-like protein At1g54570, chloroplastic — protein sequence MFVKAATASVVMNVLPCFGLRTCCHKRRFSRVVKCVGTAPDSIKVNGVTYDNKLGSLNDVGKNNKELIGSNVIEDEKSSSVLKNEEKLEPLWDDGYGTQSVKDYLDLAKEIIKPDGGPPRWFCPVVSDGNDTPLPDSPVLLFLPGMDGLGLGLILHQKALRKVFEVRCLHIPVYDRTPFEDIVTFVGETLRYEHALFPSRPIYLVGDSFGGCLALAVAAHNPTIDLVVILSNPATSFDRTQLQPVLPVLELIPESLTVTIPYLLSTVMGDPIKMATVNAESSRFPDLEKLSNNLTSLLPRLQGLSDIIPKPTLSWKLKLLKSAAAYANSRLHAVKAEVLVLASGKDNMLPSRDEAERLSKELRNCKICYYKDNGHTLLLEDGINLLTVIKGKLKYRRSWKHDFVKDYLPPSMSEYRSALEGHGWFQFATSPVMFSTLEDGRIVRGLSGVPDDGPVLLVGYHNLLGLELAPLILGFLREKNVIVRGIAHPELFTNSSTNNEFSYFDMMKVFGALPVTPSNLFKLFSSKSFSLLYPGGAREALHRKGEEYKLFWPDQPEFVRMAAKFGATIVPFGAVGEDDLAELVLDYDDVMKIPVLNDYIRKQNEEGIRLRTEMEGEVANQDFYLPGLLPKLPGRFYYKFGKPIRTEGREKLLKDRENAREVYLEIKSEVENSLAYLIKKREEDPYRGVVNRILNQPFSTPVNQVPSFEP from the exons ATGTTTGTGAAAGCTGCAACAGCTTCGGTAGTTATGAATGTGTTACCATGTTTTGGGCTAAGAACATGTTGTCACAAAAGACGGTTTTCGCGGGTCGTTAAGTGTGTCGGGACAGCGCCCGATTCGATCAAGGTTAATGGGGTTACATATGATAACAAACTTGGGTCATTGAATGATGTTGGAAAGAATAATAAAGAGTTAATTGGTAGTAATGTTATTGAAGATGAGAAAAGTAGTAGTGtgttgaaaaatgaagaaaagttGGAGCCTTTATGGGATGATGGATATGGGACTCAAAGTGTGAaagattatttggatttagctAAAGAGATTATTAAACCTGACGGTGGACCGCCTAGGTGGTTTTGCCCTGTCGTTTCGGATGGGAATGATACCCCGTTGCCTGATTCGCCTGTTCTTTTGTTTTTGCCTG GCATGGATGGTCTTGGCTTGGGCCTCATTTTGCACCAAAAGGCTCTAAGAAA GGTTTTTGAAGTTAGATGCTTGCACATCCCCGTTTATGATCGAACACCATTTGAAG ATATAGTGACATTTGTGGGGGAAACCTTGAGGTATGAGCATGCTTTATTTCCGAGTAGGCCAATATATCTTGTTGGAGATTCTTTTGGAGGTTGTTTAGCTCTTGCAGTTGCTGCACATAACCCAACAATCGATCTAGTAGTTATACTGTCAAATCCAG CAACTTCATTTGACCGGACTCAGCTGCAGCCTGTACTTCCCGTCTTGGAGCTCATCCCTGAATCACTTACCGTGACAATCCCTTATCTTCTTAGCACTGTAATGG GTGATCCTATAAAGATGGCAACGGTCAATGCTGAAAGCTCGCGCTTTCCAGATCTTGAGAAGCTATCTAACAATCTCACTTCTTTGCTTCCTCGCCTTCAG GGACTGTCTGATATTATTCCAAAACCAACACTTAGTTGGAAGCTAAAGTTACTTAAATCTGCTGCTGCATATGCTAATTCACGTCTCCATGCTGTTAAAGCTGAAGTGCTAGTGCTTGCAAG TGGCAAGGATAACATGCTTCCAAGTAGAGATGAGGCTGAAAGGCTTTCAAAAGAGTTACGGAACTGCAAAATATGCTACTACAAAGACAATGGCCACACCCTTTTGCTG GAAGATGGTATTAATTTGTTGACTGTAATTAAAGGAAAATTGAAGTATAGACGGTCATGGAAACATGATTTTGTAAAGGACTACCTGCCTCCTAGCATGTCGGAGTACAGAAGTGCCCTTGAAGGACACGG GTGGTTCCAGTTTGCTACCAGTCCAGTGATGTTTTCAACTTTAGAAGATGGAAGAATAGTGAGAGGCCTTTCTGGGGTTCCAGATGATGGTCCTGTACTATTAGTTGGTTATCACAATCTTTTGGGACTAGAACTTGCTCCACTTATATTAGGATTTTTAAGAGAGAAAAATGTCATAGTTCGTGGCATAGCACACCCCGAACTATTTACAAATAGTTCTACAAACAACGAATTCTCATATTTCGATATGATGAAAGTATTTGGTGCCTTGCCTGTCACCCCGAGCAACCTCTTCAAGTTGTTTTCATCAAAATCTTTCTCACTGCTTTATCCTGGCGGTGCACGTGAGGCTCTTCATCGTAAG GGTGAAGAATACAAGCTGTTTTGGCCTGATCAACCTGAATTTGTTAGAATGGCAGCTAAGTTTGGTGCTACTATCGTACCATTTGGAGCTGTTGGAGAAGATGATTTGGCCGAG TTGGTTCTTGACTATGACGACGTAATGAAAATCCCTGTGCTAAACGACTACATAAGGAAGCAAAATGAAGAGGGTATTAGATTAAG GACTGAAATGGAAGGAGAAGTTGCCAACCAGGATTTTTACTTACCGGGCCTTCTGCCAAAGTTACCAGGCCGATTCTATTATAAATTTGGGAAGCCAATAAGAACAGAAGGACGGGAAAAACTGTTGAAAGATAGAGAAAACGCGAGAGAGGTATACTTGGAAATTAAGTCTGAGGTTGAAAATAGTTTGGCTTATTTAATAAAGAAGCGAGAGGAGGATCCTTATCGAGGAGTTGTTAATAGGATCTTGAACCAGCCTTTTTCGACCCCAGTGAACCAAGTTCCATCATTTGAACCTTGA